Proteins encoded together in one Desulfobulbaceae bacterium window:
- a CDS encoding 50S ribosomal protein L9, which yields MELILKETIDNLGLEGDIVKVKPGYGRNFLIPNSMAVLVSKASLAQLEAQKEAIETRRLQATNAAEAMTKQLAGATITIEKRVGEEDKLYGSVTTAEIAEKLAEVGIEIDKRKIVLDEPIKTLGVKTLSVKVGYQATAELKIEIRPLLTEE from the coding sequence ATGGAGTTAATTTTAAAGGAAACTATCGACAACTTGGGTTTGGAAGGCGATATTGTCAAGGTTAAACCAGGATATGGTCGCAATTTTCTCATCCCCAACAGCATGGCTGTTCTGGTAAGCAAAGCATCATTGGCTCAGCTTGAAGCGCAAAAGGAGGCGATTGAAACACGCCGCCTTCAGGCAACAAACGCTGCCGAAGCTATGACCAAGCAACTTGCTGGTGCAACCATTACTATTGAGAAAAGGGTCGGCGAAGAAGACAAGCTGTATGGCTCTGTTACAACAGCAGAAATCGCAGAAAAGCTTGCCGAAGTCGGTATCGAGATTGACAAAAGAAAAATTGTTCTCGATGAGCCAATTAAAACTCTTGGCGTAAAGACACTTTCTGTTAAAGTAGGCTATCAAGCAACAGCTGAATTAAAAATCGAGATTCGTCCTCTTTTAACAGAAGAGTAA
- a CDS encoding DUF2232 domain-containing protein, whose protein sequence is MNFNGQYLKSVLATTAIFALPTISGGVALLYFLTPLPLVFLPIYLGFEKGFKIILHSILLSGVIALAFGSLSVLFFSLTLLPVGFVLARSINRKESLQLSALYGALALATIWFLTWLLLSASSQSNIYVDVLKSIDTSLEEAYTVYRQSSEISADIKVELQAIFTRVRELIPVIFPGILAVIVFGTVFINMTLANGLLTSRNCPSWPSFRHFKLPDHFVWPVILGGVLLFTSTGWLKAAGLNLLLVFGSLFFIQGLSVLITFFSKWSVPKLVRILILFFLIIQAYGFLLLALLGIAEIWANFRKPVDEINNK, encoded by the coding sequence ATGAATTTTAACGGGCAGTATTTGAAATCGGTTTTGGCTACCACAGCTATTTTCGCCTTACCGACAATTTCAGGCGGAGTTGCACTGCTTTATTTTCTAACACCGTTGCCTTTGGTTTTTTTGCCGATTTACCTCGGGTTTGAAAAGGGTTTCAAAATAATACTGCACTCCATACTGCTTTCCGGAGTGATAGCATTAGCATTCGGTTCCTTATCGGTTCTCTTTTTTTCTTTAACACTGCTGCCCGTCGGCTTTGTTTTAGCCAGAAGCATAAATCGTAAGGAATCACTGCAACTGTCAGCACTCTATGGCGCTCTGGCCTTGGCAACCATATGGTTTTTAACTTGGCTTTTGCTAAGTGCCTCCAGCCAGTCAAATATCTATGTTGATGTTTTAAAAAGTATTGATACGAGCCTGGAGGAAGCATATACAGTTTATAGACAATCCTCTGAGATCTCGGCAGATATTAAGGTTGAGCTACAGGCAATATTCACACGAGTGCGGGAACTGATACCGGTCATTTTCCCCGGTATCCTTGCAGTTATTGTCTTTGGTACTGTTTTTATCAACATGACCTTGGCCAACGGCTTATTGACAAGCAGAAACTGCCCGAGCTGGCCGAGTTTTCGCCATTTCAAGCTGCCAGATCATTTTGTTTGGCCAGTCATACTGGGAGGAGTACTGTTATTTACCTCTACAGGTTGGCTTAAAGCTGCCGGGTTAAACCTGCTTTTAGTATTTGGCTCCCTGTTTTTTATCCAGGGACTTTCGGTACTGATCACTTTTTTCTCAAAATGGTCGGTACCCAAATTAGTACGGATTTTAATACTGTTTTTTTTGATTATTCAGGCCTACGGTTTTCTGCTCTTGGCATTACTTGGCATAGCCGAGATCTGGGCTAATTTCAGAAAACCAGTAGATGAAATCAATAATAAATAA
- a CDS encoding 30S ribosomal protein S18, with the protein MRPSRPSQPRRKKTFIRKRVCRFCADKSLAIDYKEVKTLTSFLTEQGKIVPSRIFGNCAKHQRQVTEAIKRARQIALIPYSGVIPRPPRAPRA; encoded by the coding sequence ATGAGACCATCAAGGCCTTCACAACCAAGACGAAAAAAAACCTTTATACGCAAACGTGTGTGTCGTTTTTGCGCCGACAAAAGCCTTGCCATTGATTATAAAGAAGTAAAAACATTGACAAGCTTCTTAACGGAACAGGGTAAAATTGTACCAAGTCGTATTTTTGGGAACTGCGCTAAACATCAGCGACAGGTTACTGAAGCGATTAAACGAGCCAGACAGATCGCGCTTATACCATACAGTGGTGTAATACCTCGACCACCACGCGCACCTCGCGCATAG
- the rpsF gene encoding 30S ribosomal protein S6 yields the protein MRRYETIYIIRPNVSEDDMTAIIDRTNEVIEKFDGKIVQLDRWGIKKLAYLIQKQTQGYYIYCEYAGASEAVDEIERLFRIDDKVLKYMTIKTQEEFSDDYNPRPVRESKSHHSDDDDDVIVDDDDDDDD from the coding sequence ATGCGCAGGTATGAAACTATTTATATCATCCGCCCCAATGTAAGTGAGGATGATATGACAGCCATTATCGATCGGACTAATGAAGTCATCGAAAAATTCGACGGTAAAATTGTCCAGCTTGACCGCTGGGGGATCAAAAAGCTCGCCTATTTAATTCAAAAACAGACACAGGGCTATTACATTTACTGTGAATACGCAGGAGCATCTGAAGCTGTTGATGAAATCGAACGACTTTTCCGAATTGATGATAAGGTTCTTAAGTACATGACCATCAAGACCCAGGAAGAGTTCAGCGATGACTACAATCCGCGCCCGGTGAGAGAATCAAAATCTCATCATTCTGATGATGACGATGACGTCATTGTCGATGATGACGATGATGACGACGATTAA